A single region of the Cucumis melo cultivar AY chromosome 3, USDA_Cmelo_AY_1.0, whole genome shotgun sequence genome encodes:
- the LOC103496646 gene encoding pectinesterase inhibitor-like encodes MANNSCLIIVSLIGVILFTIISNVASSNDVVFTICPKTSNPPFCSSMLKSAGTTDLKGLVVYTLNLAHRNARKSLTLAKLLATTTTNPQLKQRYSSCAESYDGAVGDIENAQKDLAIGDFNGVNIVTSSAMTEIDDCHDKFVQPPKDTSLLLKNGKTLKDI; translated from the exons atggccAATAACTCTTGTCTCATTATTGTCTCTCTCATTGGAGTTATTTTGTTCACTATCATTTCAAATGTGGCATCATCTAACGACGTCGTTTTCACCATTTGTCCAAAAACTTCAAACCCGCCATTTTGTTCAAGTATGTTGAAATCTGCAGGCACTACAGATTTAAAAGGCTTGGTTGTATACACCTTAAACCTTGCCCATAGAAATGCTCGCAAATCTTTGACCTTAGCCAAGTTACTTGCAACAACCACCACAAATCCTCAACTTAAGCAACGATATTCGTCTTGTGCTGAGAGCTATGATGGAGCTGTTGGTGATattgaaaatgcccaaaagGACTTGGCCATTGGTGACTTTAATGGTGTCAATATTGTAACTTCTAGTGCCATGACAGAGATTGACGACTGTCATGATAAGTTCGTGCAACCGCCAAAGGATACGTCGTTGCTTTTGAAGAATGGCAAGACTCTAAAAGACAT atga